A region of the Salmo trutta chromosome 40, fSalTru1.1, whole genome shotgun sequence genome:
ctgacagagatagttcccgctcaatgctggcctgtcagagggaggaggagcgtggtttaaacttgctcatcctatcgtcggcgtgcaggctggtcccagcctcgtgacgcacttcctgtcgccggttgtagttcttgtcttcagcagttgacttatccgtagtttatatacttaatattgtagcatagctttcccggtatattatataggttatgcaaacaaaatAGCCAGTTTAACCCTAACAGTACCTAGTATCGAGCACGGTggcagtaaagaggctcagagagaatgccacagAATCACTTGTTCACAGCCTTGAGTACTTTtgtaagttttaaccccacggtctgtgtgggcagttttgttgagcaggcgctTCAATGCcttgacagagggtatcacgtctgctgcagacgaagttgatgagcttatttctccagtcagttgttcgaatggtgCTAGGAGagtgttcatgtttcaaacatgttctcaaatgccattgaaatggcagcagtggtatgaaaaccagcacattcttgagcatgcaatacggctttcctcagtacgaaatcctcgtcgacccactgtgGCATGCTAATGGGGCttacatcgctggtccaaatgtcattGTGAAGCAGTGACACCCATGGATGTGTGTTTCAACATTACTGTGTAACTCTGTAAGGGAAACATAAACAATGtcgcctacttggtagtgtgtaccggtgctcgaccagtcggcaaaAGCCCTCgtcatccacgacagagaacggttgattgccAAGGGCAATGAACTCCGTTATCTtgactttaacctgttagggctagggggcagtattgacacggccggataaaaaacgtacccgatttaatctggttactactcctgcccagtaactagaatatgcatataattattggctttggatagaaaacaccctaaagtttctaaaactgtttgaatggtgtctgtgagtataacagaactcatatggcaggccaaaacctgagaagattccatgcaggaagtggcctgtctgacaagttgtgtttcatcttggctctgtttattgaagactgaggatctttgctataacgtgacacttcctacggctcccataggctctcagagcccgggaaaaagctgaacgatatcgaggcagcctctggctgaaacacattatcgcctttgccaagtggccgatcagaggacaataggcttaggcgcgtgcccgagtcgaccccatgctttattttctttcgtctgtttacctaattgcagattcccggtcggaatattatcgcttttttacaagaaaaatggcataaaaattgattttaaacagcggttgacatgcttcgaagtacggtaatgaaatatttcgattttttttttgtcacgaaatgcgccgtgcgcgtgacccttatttaccattcggatagtgtcttgaacgcacgaacaaaacgctgctgttggaacataactttggattattttggaccaaaccaacatttgttattgaagtagaagtcctgggagtgcattctgacgaagaacaccaaaggtaatcaaacttttctaatagtaaatcggagtttggtgaaggctaaacttgctgggtgtctaaatagctagccctgtgatgccgggctatctacttagaatattgcaaaatgtgctttcaccaaaaagctattttaaaattggacatatcgagtgcatagaggagttctgtatctataattcttaaaataattgttatgctttttgtgaacgtttatcgtgagtaatttagtcaattgttagtaaattcgccggaagtttgcaggggtatgctagttctgaacgtcacatgctaatgtaaaaaactggtttttgaaataaatatgaacttgattgaacaaaacatgcatgtattgtataacataatgtcctaggtgtgtcatctgatgaagatcatcaaaggttagtgctgcatttagctgtcttctgggtttttgtgacattatatgctagcttgaaaaatgggtgtctgattatttctggctgggtactctgctgacataatctaatgttttgctttcgttgtaaagcctttttgaaatcggacagtgtggttagattaacgagagtcttgtcttttaaaatgctgtaaaatagtcatatgtttgagaaattgaagtaatagcatttctaaggtatttgaatatcgcgccacaggattccactggctgttacgtaggtgggacgatttggtgccacctaccctagagaggttaatggatTTAACCTTTTGCGACGTCTCGTTGAaattgtctttctctttcaaatgactgctggacttcaacttgtttagttgttggaagtgtgtTTTTTTTCAGCTTTTGTTTTAAGAAGTTGCTGAACGTCTGGGGGTGATGCACTTTCAAATTAGCAATTAGGTTTGTGGTATTGAAAGATTTCACTTTCTCCTCTCAGGAAATAATAGCAGCACAAACGTTGCATATGGCTTTTTTGCGATCTTCCTTTGAAACTTCAAATAGATCCACACAgtagacattgtgggctaggttaggaatgctgtggtGCACGTGTAGCGATGTATttttcgtggcgtcattacgtcatctacctacgttatataggtatgcacgtcagctttgacatcggttttgcacatcggccttaaactagacatcgggtcGATGCCGATGTTgtcatttttagctaatatcagcCGATTCTGATATGCTTACGATATATCATGCATCCCTACTTCAGATAATTGATTTGAAAAAAAATGATATCAAAACTCTGTGGTGCAGCAGACCCTGTCTTATCGTGGGTTCCATGGTTCCCAACACTACCTGCTGAACTACTGTTCAATTGTAActttgaaaaaaaacaaaaaacggtGTAATCTCACATTTTGCAACATACTTTTCTAAAAAGCATGTGATCAAATAAAGCTTCGGACATCATTGATTACGGGGTAATTTACATTTTATACAAGCATCAGCTGTACTTTTGTAAAGGATCAGACTGCTTTGAAAATGTTACACAAGCCTCGAAGCACCAGTGTCATTTGGTATGTAAATCTGTTCCCAACATTAGCATGATGTATTGCATTCGGTTACATTATAAATGTCATAGCCTTCGTACAATATCATATGAATTACATAACCTTATAGTATCATACGTCTTACCTGGTCGTACAATAGCATACGAATTAGTTGTGCTAACTTATCATTAGTATTTGAGGAGCTATAGTATTATACGtctttctctgagaccaggttgcttgttGCATCATACCAACAAAAGAGAATTATGGGGAGAATTTACATTGggggttaggagaactaacaacAAAGGTTAAGAtaattgggttagggttagctaaaatgctacagttgtccccATCACGACTCAAAGGGTATTGTGGAAATCTAAACCCAAATCTCACAACTCCGTTTTGGAAGATATTTTATGACCAAAATGTACCAACCATTTTGACACTGGAATACATTTTTCTGACATATCGATGTCACAAATGCCATTTCCAACGAGAGAAATTGATTCTTGAGTTCAGTTCTGCTTTAAGAAGATGCATTTTAGAAATGGGCAGGGTTTATgactgtggctgtgccagctagtgacgaCTGTCTAAATGCTCTATAGATaacctctgctcctctctcctttcctccagactccctgcagctctctgtctctgaagaggagcttctccctgagcagcagcactgtgagcaggagtggagccccagtctgggGCAGGAGAACCCAGAGCTTCcacagattaaagaggaacaggaggaactcgggaccagtcaggaggaagagcagcttcaagGTCTGGAGGCTGATATCAAATTCACTCCTTCCTGTGTGaaaagtgaatgtgatcaggagGACCCACTTCAGCCCTTCACTTCTCCCCAAACCCAGGctgtggagaacagagagagtgaccCTAAACAAGTGGATCTCACACCTTTTGTTACTGTGACCCACCTTAAGGGTCTCTACATTCCCTGTGACCCTCCAGATAATCAAAACAATGCCTCCAGCCACATCTCAGCTGTAAGCAGAATCCTAAAAGGACTTGACGGCAGCCCACCGATGGATCCCAGCCTGTCATTGAATCCAAACCCATCAATGGGAGAACACCATTTTAAACCCAGCACCACATCTAGAAAAACTCAGCACTGCAGTGACTGTGGTGAAATGTTTGCTCTGAAAGTTGACCTGCAGAGGCATGTGACTCTCTACAAGAAGAAAGTCAGTGAATGTCGCTTCTGCAGAATAGGCTACAGCTCCACCTGTAAACTGAAGGCCCATGTCCGCTTCTGTCACAGTGGGAAACCCTACACCTGCCCTGTTTGTGGCAAGACCTTCAAACTCAAAGGAGATCTGTCCAAGCATATGAGgattcacacaggggagaaacaaTTTaagtgtggtgactgtgggaaaagcttccaTCGCAAGCAACACTTAACCATACACATGGTgactcatacaggagagaaaccatttatctgtggtgactgtgggaaaaccTTCTATCACAAGTTGTCCCTAAAGAAGCATACActaactcacacaggagagaaaccatttagctgtggtgactgtgggaaaagcttcaatcaGAAGGGGTCCCTAAAGACGCATACGctaactcacacaggagagaaaccatttagctgtggtgactgtgggaaaagcttcagtcACAAGGGGTCCCTAAAGAAGCATACActaactcacacaggagagaaaccatttagctgtggtgactgtgggaaaagattcaatCGGAAGGAACCCTTAACCATACACATGGTgactcatacaggagagaaaccatttagctgtgatgactgtgggaaaagcttcagtcACAAGGTGTCCCTAAAGAAGCATACActaactcacacaggagagaaaccatttagctgtggtgactgtgggaaaagcttcagtcACAAGGGGTCCCTaaagaaacatacactaactcacacaggagagaaaccatttagctgtgatgactgtgggaaaagattcaatCAGAAGTCTAATTTACTGACGCATGTGAAAAAAATCCACAAAGGAGGAAAACAGGATGAAAACTGAAAGAAAGAAAATTAGGACAAAGATCTATTTAGTCAGAAGATGAAAATAAAAAGTTAGGATGTggacaatattctgagtacacgCTCATAGACCCAAATAGCTGGAATAAGTAAATTGAGTCAATGAGAGAttagtcagattaactgatgactaaaatagcagtgcagatggcactattttgttaagtgcagagatgtattatGGGTAATAAATGTGTAGAGGACTTATGAAATTCTACAGATTTTGTGGCGCAGCAGAAAGTTCTGCATACCCCAAatccagaggttgtgagttcaaatcccaggttgGGTCATATTGAAAAGTCCAATGAGTGATCATGTCAAATGTAATCATATTGTCATtgattaccttttttttttttttttttacaccatttTTGCTAAACAGTGTATCACTAACCTTAACAGAATACATGGtcccaaataaaatacaattgtattggtcacatacacgtgtttagcagatgttattgcgggtgtagcgaaatgcttgtgtttctagctccaacagtgcagtaatatctaacaattcacaataatacacacaaactttaaagtaaaataatggaatttagGAATATATAAAGATGAGCAATGTGGCATGGAcaaaaatacagtagagtagagtacattatatacatatgagatgagtaaagcaaaaatatgtaaacattattaaagtaactcGTGTTCCATTATGAAAGTGGCAAGTGaattcaagtctatgtatatagggcagcatcCTCTAAGGTTCAGGGTCaggtaaccgggtggaagccgtcCAAGAGAACATTCTCAAATATGTGGGTGTAAAACactgttaaaagcactgtgtgtgggggggtgtctgTCCCTAGCATTGCCAAAAGACAGAGAGCTGTGactggatcagtggttcacccaGTCAGGACCTTGATGGTTTGGCAACATTAACAAGGGGTGATGTGTAATACAACTAGGGTGCGCGTGCCCTGGGGGGGGTGTTTCTTTCTGCACATCAGGCGACGTCCCCaggaactagacaaaaacctccaggggaccatgacctAACATTCCAAGAACCTTCAGGGACCATGGCACAGCATCCCAAGAAAGTCATAAAAACGTCCTCGGGACcaaccgggaactagacaaacACCTCAAGGGGACCATGACAGAACATCCTGACTACTTTAGGCAACCATTTTGTGACGTCCCAGGAGATCCAAACAACTCATTATTGTTTACAGGGAAGTCAT
Encoded here:
- the LOC115180388 gene encoding zinc finger protein OZF-like isoform X1; the encoded protein is MSKLQSFRVFLNERLTAAAVEIFRAVEETVAEYHEENDRLRRLLRITPEIQLCRIDSLQLSVSEEELLPEQQHCEQEWSPSLGQENPELPQIKEEQEELGTSQEEEQLQGLEADIKFTPSCVKSECDQEDPLQPFTSPQTQAVENRESDPKQVDLTPFVTVTHLKGLYIPCDPPDNQNNASSHISAVSRILKGLDGSPPMDPSLSLNPNPSMGEHHFKPSTTSRKTQHCSDCGEMFALKVDLQRHVTLYKKKVSECRFCRIGYSSTCKLKAHVRFCHSGKPYTCPVCGKTFKLKGDLSKHMRIHTGEKQFKCGDCGKSFHRKQHLTIHMVTHTGEKPFICGDCGKTFYHKLSLKKHTLTHTGEKPFSCGDCGKSFNQKGSLKTHTLTHTGEKPFSCGDCGKSFSHKGSLKKHTLTHTGEKPFSCGDCGKRFNRKEPLTIHMVTHTGEKPFSCDDCGKSFSHKVSLKKHTLTHTGEKPFSCGDCGKSFSHKGSLKKHTLTHTGEKPFSCDDCGKRFNQKSNLLTHVKKIHKGGKQDEN
- the LOC115180388 gene encoding gastrula zinc finger protein XlCGF26.1-like isoform X2 translates to MSKLQSFRVFLNERLTAAAVEIFRAVEETVAEYHEENDRLRRLLRITPEIQLCRIDSLQLSVSEEELLPEQQHCEQEWSPSLGQENPELPQIKEEQEELGTSQEEEQLQGLEADIKFTPSCVKSECDQEDPLQPFTSPQTQAVENRESDPKQVDLTPFVTVTHLKGLYIPCDPPDNQNNASSHISAVSRILKGLDGSPPMDPSLSLNPNPSMGEHHFKPSTTSRKTQHCSDCGEMFALKVDLQRHVTLYKKKVSECRFCRIGYSSTCKLKAHVRFCHSGKPYTCPVCGKTFKLKGDLSKHMRIHTGEKQFKCGDCGKSFHRKQHLTIHMVTHTGEKPFICGDCGKTFYHKLSLKKHTLTHTGEKPFSCGDCGKSFNQKGSLKTHTLTHTGEKPFSCGDCGKSFSHKGSLKKHTLTHTGEKPFSCDDCGKRFNQKSNLLTHVKKIHKGGKQDEN